One segment of Desmodus rotundus isolate HL8 chromosome 6, HLdesRot8A.1, whole genome shotgun sequence DNA contains the following:
- the FBLL1 gene encoding rRNA/tRNA 2'-O-methyltransferase fibrillarin-like protein 1 — protein MKSAVSSRGGGSGGRAGGGWGGGWGGGWGGGRGGGKGGGSDGGGHGGKGGFGGRTRGSSGGRGRGRGGEGRDRGGGGQRRGGAAKSKNRRKKSIKTVSVEPHRHEGVFIYRGAEDALVTLNMVPGHSVYGERRVTVTEGGVKQEYRTWNPFRSKLAAAILGGVDQIHIKPKSRVLYLGAASGTTVSHVSDIVGPEGLVYAVEFSHRAGRDLVNVANKRTNIIPVLEDARHPLKYRMLVGMVDVIFADVAQPDQSRILALNAHTFLRNGGHFLISIKANCIDSTASAEAVFASEVRKLQQENLKPQEQLTLEPYERDHAVVIGVYRPLPKSSSK, from the coding sequence ATGAAGTCTGCGGTTAGCTCACGAGGGGGTGGCTCCGGGGGCCGCGCTGGCGGCGGCTGGGGTGGCGGCTGGGGCGGTGGCTGGGGCGGTGGGCGAGGTGGCGGCAAAGGAGGAGGCAGCGATGGAGGTGGCCACGGAGGCAAGGGCGGCTTCGGGGGACGGACGCGCGGTTCCAGCGGCGGCCGAGGCCGGGGACGCGGCGGTGAGGGCAGGGACCGTGGCGGCGGTGGGCAGCGGCGCGGCGGCGCGGCCAAGAGCAAGAACCGCCGCAAGAAGAGCATAAAGACGGTGTCGGTGGAGCCCCATCGGCACGAGGGGGTCTTCATCTACCGCGGGGCGGAGGACGCGCTGGTCACGCTGAACATGGTGCCTGGCCACTCGGTGTACGGTGAGCGGCGGGTCACCGTGACTGAGGGCGGTGTGAAGCAGGAGTACCGCACCTGGAACCCGTTCCGTTCCAAGCTGGCCGCGGCCATCCTGGGCGGGGTCGACCAGATCCACATCAAGCCCAAGTCCAGGGTGCTGTACCTGGGCGCCGCCTCGGGAACCACAGTGTCCCATGTCTCCGACATCGTCGGTCCCGAAGGCTTGGTCTATGCGGTGGAGTTCTCCCATCGCGCCGGGCGCGACCTGGTCAACGTGGCCAATAAGCGAACCAACATCATCCCGGTCCTGGAAGACGCCCGGCACCCGCTCAAGTACCGCATGCTCGTCGGGATGGTGGACGTGATCTTCGCGGATGTGGCCCAGCCGGACCAGTCCCGCATCTTGGCTCTGAACGCCCACACCTTCCTGCGCAATGGGGGCCACTTTCTCATCTCCATCAAGGCCAACTGCATCGACTCCACGGCGTCTGCTGAGGCGGTGTTTGCATCTGAGGTGAGGAAGTTGCAGCAGGAGAATTTAAAGCCTCAAGAGCAGCTGACCCTGGAGCCTTATGAGAGGGACCACGCGGTGGTCATTGGGGTCTACCGGCCCCTTCCCAAGAGCAGCAGCAAGTAG